The genomic segment TGGAAGAAGTAGCGGCGATCCAGGACATCGCCAACTATTTCGACCGCGCTGAATACATCAAGTGGAAGAGTTTCCGCGAGACCGATGACGCTCGTTACATCGGCCTGACCATGCCGCGCGTGCTTGGCCGCCTGCCGTATGGCCCGGACACCGTTCCGGTACGTGCATTCAACTACACCGAAGCCGTCAAGGGTCCAGACCACAATCGCTATCTTTGGGTAAACGCCTCGTTTGCTTTCGCCGCCAACATGGTCGGCAGCTTCATCAAGAACGGCTGGTGCGTACAGATCCGCGGCCCGCAAGCCGGCGGCAAGGTAGAAGATTTGCCAGTGCACTTGTACGACCTGGGCACCGGCTACCAGCCGAAGATCCCAACCGAAGTGCTGATTCCGGAAACCCGCGAATTCGAATTCGCCAATCTCGGCTTCATTCCGCTGTCGTTCTACAAGAACAACGACTTCGCCTGCTTCTTCTCGGCCAACTCGTCGCAAAAGCCAGCCCTGTACGACACCAAGGAAGCCACCGCCAACAGCCGCATCAATGCGCGCCTGCCGTACATCTTCCTGCTGTCGCGCATCGCCCACTACCTGAAACTGATCCAGCGCGAAAATATCGGTACGACCAAGGACCGCCGTTTGCTGGAGCTGGAATTGAACAACTGGATCAAGAATCTCGTCACCGAGATGACCGACCCGGGCGACGATCTGCAAGCTTCGCATCCGCTGCGCGAAGCCAATGTGATCGTGGAAGACATCGAAGACAATCCAGGCTTCTTCCGCATCAAGCTGTTCATCGTGCCGCACTTCCAGGTTGAAGGGATGGACATCGGCCTGTCTCTGGTCTCGCAAATGCCTAAAGCAAAGACTTAAGGTAAGTCTGTATGAACGGGCGATAGTCCTGCCGGGTGCAGGGCTATCGCCCTTATTTCCTTCAAGAATACAAATACAAACAAGAACGCGCGTCTCAGGAAGAGGTAGTCATGGGTATGAACGATATAGTGTCATCGCTGAAGTCAGGTGCTTTACAACCCTATGCGCTCGATGTGCCGCGCGCCGGCGCCAGTGCCAAGGATCTCAGCGTTGTCAGTTTTGAAGGCACTGAAGAGTTGGGCCAGCCCAGCCGTTTTGCGATTCGTTTAACCCATCCTCTCGCCGATTTGCCGCGCGCCAGCTTTGTCGGCATGCCCGCCACCTTTACGATTAATCCCCCTCAGTTAGCCGGGCTCCCTGCGTTAGGTGCGGGCCGCAAGATTCAGGGCGTCATCACCAGCTTTGGCGAACTCGACAACAACAAAGACGTGACCACCTATGAAGTGGTGCTGGAATCGCGGCTCGCCCAGCTGCGCAACATCAGGCGTTGCCGCATGTTTTTGGAAAAGACTTTCCCGCAAATTATCGAGGATATCCTGCGCGAACATGGCTTTGCCGGCGACGGCAGCCATTTCAGCTTTACCTTGCTGCGACAATATGAAAAGCGGCCGATCGTCACGCAATGGCATGAAACGGACCTGGCTTTTATCCAGCGCCTGTGCCGCCGATGCGGTATCTGGTTCCGGATGGATGCCGGCGAGTGGGGCGAGGTTACCCATTTTGGTGATGACTTCACCCACTACAAGCGCAAACCGGCGTTGACTGCACCGTTGTCCGCCAACGCCGGACTTGAAAGCGTCGGCGCTGAAGCGGTACATGCATTCGAGACCCATTACAAAAGCATTCCGCAATCGTTTATCGTCCGGGATTACAACCGGCTGAGCGCACCGCCGACCATCGAAACCGAAGTCAATCTGGCGCGTAACGATAAAACCACTTATGGCCAATCGTATTCCTGGGCGCCACTGCATCTGGATACCGAGCAGGCCGAATGGGAAGGGCAGCTGCGCCATGAGGCGGCGCTGTGCGAACAAATCGTCTACCAGGGAAAAAGCAACGTCCTCGACCTGGTTCCCGGCGCTGTTTTCAAATTCACCAACAAGGTCTTGCCGGATGCCGAATACGGTCAACTGATCACCAGCATCACGCATCACGGCGCGCGCGATACTGCGTACCACAACAGTTATTCCGCCATCCCTTCCGACCGGATTTATCGTCTGCCGCTACATGAAGAGGAATGGCCGAAAATCAGCGGCACCTTGAGCGCCCGCATTGCTTCGCCAAACCGCTATCCCTATGCCTACATGAACCAGGCCGGCGACTACATGGTGCAATTCGATTTCGACCGCGATCCGCGTCAAAGCGGGCTCAACAGCTGCTGGATGCGCCTCGCCAAGCCGTTCGCAGGTGGGTTGCAGACCGGCTTTCACTTTCCGTTGCTGGATGGTACCGAAGTCGCCGTGGCCTTCCACGATTCCGATCCGGACCGCCCGTTTATTGCCCATGCGCTGCATGACAGCCAAAACAGCGACCTGATCACCAATCAAAATCGCTGGATGAGCCGCAACGAAATCCGGACGCAGAGTAACAACAAGCTTCGCCTCGAAGACTGGGAGGGCGAAGAGCACGTCAAATTGGCCACAGAATACGGCAAGAGCCAGCTCAATCTTGGCCATCTGGTTGATGCCAAGAAGCAGAAACGCGGTGAGGGCATGGAAATGCGCACCGATTTTTGGGGAAGTCTGCGCGCCGCCAAGGGATTGTTCCTGTCTGCCGATGCCCAGCCCAAGGCCAGTGGCCAGCATCTTGATATGCAGGCAGCGCAGGATTTGCTTGATCAGGCGCTGCAGCAATCTCAAGCGTTGGGCGGCGCAGCAAAAGCTGCGCAAGCAATTAGCGCCGACTACGACAAACAGAAGGCGCTACTCGAAAACACCTTGAAGCAACTCAAGCAGGCCGGCATTCTGGTGAGCGCCCCTGCGGGCATCGGCCTCGCCTCGGGCGGCCACTTGCAACTGTCCGCAGCACAAAATCTGATCGCTACTGCCGGCGGTAATGCCGATGTGAGCGTATTGAAGAAATTCACCGTCGCCGCTGGGGATGCGATATCGCTGTTTGCACAGGCGCTCGGCATCAAGATTTTTGCGGCCAAAGGCAAGGTCGACATTCAGGCGCAGAGCGATGAAATGGCGCTGACAGCCTTGAAGGATTTGAAAATCGTCAGTGTTGATGGAAGGCTGATTCTATCTTCCCAGAAAGAAGTCTGGATCGGCGCCGGTGGCTCTTATATCAAAATCACACCGGAATCGATTGAGAATGGTACGCCCGGCGACATCCTGGAGCGATGTGCGGTATGGAACAAACCGGGCGCGGCCTCCATGCGCATGCCTGCTCCCGCATTGCCAAAAGGCCAGCTCAAACTATGTGAATTCACTGCGTCCGCAGCGGATGCAGAAGGCGCCGGTATGATTCGCGGAGCTGCCTGATATGAGCGGATTAAATC from the Collimonas arenae genome contains:
- a CDS encoding type VI secretion system Vgr family protein is translated as MGMNDIVSSLKSGALQPYALDVPRAGASAKDLSVVSFEGTEELGQPSRFAIRLTHPLADLPRASFVGMPATFTINPPQLAGLPALGAGRKIQGVITSFGELDNNKDVTTYEVVLESRLAQLRNIRRCRMFLEKTFPQIIEDILREHGFAGDGSHFSFTLLRQYEKRPIVTQWHETDLAFIQRLCRRCGIWFRMDAGEWGEVTHFGDDFTHYKRKPALTAPLSANAGLESVGAEAVHAFETHYKSIPQSFIVRDYNRLSAPPTIETEVNLARNDKTTYGQSYSWAPLHLDTEQAEWEGQLRHEAALCEQIVYQGKSNVLDLVPGAVFKFTNKVLPDAEYGQLITSITHHGARDTAYHNSYSAIPSDRIYRLPLHEEEWPKISGTLSARIASPNRYPYAYMNQAGDYMVQFDFDRDPRQSGLNSCWMRLAKPFAGGLQTGFHFPLLDGTEVAVAFHDSDPDRPFIAHALHDSQNSDLITNQNRWMSRNEIRTQSNNKLRLEDWEGEEHVKLATEYGKSQLNLGHLVDAKKQKRGEGMEMRTDFWGSLRAAKGLFLSADAQPKASGQHLDMQAAQDLLDQALQQSQALGGAAKAAQAISADYDKQKALLENTLKQLKQAGILVSAPAGIGLASGGHLQLSAAQNLIATAGGNADVSVLKKFTVAAGDAISLFAQALGIKIFAAKGKVDIQAQSDEMALTALKDLKIVSVDGRLILSSQKEVWIGAGGSYIKITPESIENGTPGDILERCAVWNKPGAASMRMPAPALPKGQLKLCEFTASAADAEGAGMIRGAA
- the tssC gene encoding type VI secretion system contractile sheath large subunit produces the protein MANNETPQSKVPAAAAAAAKTVVLDNRSVYESLCDKINLKPIDKARPLEAFQDNDILSESPADERMARAVSVFLNMVADASKKVDRLDKTLLDFHIDHLDQQISRQLDAVMHSPQFQQIESAWRGLRFLVDRTDFRKNVKIEVLDVSKDALHQDFEDTPEVIQSGLYRHTYIQEYDTPGGEPIGSIISNYEFSNSPQDMALLRNVSKVAAAAHMPFVGSVGPAFFGKETMEEVAAIQDIANYFDRAEYIKWKSFRETDDARYIGLTMPRVLGRLPYGPDTVPVRAFNYTEAVKGPDHNRYLWVNASFAFAANMVGSFIKNGWCVQIRGPQAGGKVEDLPVHLYDLGTGYQPKIPTEVLIPETREFEFANLGFIPLSFYKNNDFACFFSANSSQKPALYDTKEATANSRINARLPYIFLLSRIAHYLKLIQRENIGTTKDRRLLELELNNWIKNLVTEMTDPGDDLQASHPLREANVIVEDIEDNPGFFRIKLFIVPHFQVEGMDIGLSLVSQMPKAKT